One Paraglaciecola mesophila genomic region harbors:
- a CDS encoding potassium channel family protein, whose amino-acid sequence MIYILIINTLLVAATVMLHYEFLHRIMCFLPRMRIRHSYRIVFGVFGALLAHICEIWIFAIAYYVMHKLEGWGTLIGNFEGSLMDCAYFSFTVYSTVGFGDIEPLGALRYLTGIESLTGLVLITWTASFLYFEMQRHWHTTDGLGNDFRDE is encoded by the coding sequence ATGATTTACATATTAATTATTAATACCTTGCTGGTGGCTGCTACGGTCATGCTGCATTATGAATTCTTACATCGCATAATGTGTTTTCTACCTCGCATGCGAATTAGGCATAGTTACCGTATTGTTTTTGGTGTGTTCGGTGCACTACTGGCTCATATTTGCGAAATTTGGATTTTTGCCATTGCCTACTATGTTATGCATAAACTTGAGGGGTGGGGCACGCTTATTGGTAATTTTGAAGGCTCATTAATGGACTGTGCTTACTTTTCCTTTACTGTGTATAGCACGGTTGGCTTTGGCGACATTGAGCCGTTAGGGGCCTTGCGTTATTTAACCGGCATTGAATCGTTAACTGGGTTGGTACTGATAACATGGACGGCTTCATTTTTATATTTCGAGATGCAGCGTCATTGGCATACCACTGATGGCTTAGGTAATGACTTTCGTGACGAATAA
- a CDS encoding integron integrase has protein sequence MKTKSPFLNHITEFMLLRQYSPRTVSTYLKWISTFIHFHGKRHPSSMGDNEVEQYLEHLALNANVSPRTQATALNSLSFLYKHIIKNELSLNLNFARSKRQPKLPIVMTQDEVKRLMSRLNKRYYLIAGLMYGSGLRSMEAVQLRVQDIDFDYKCLRVYNGKGKKHRVVTLATELIPLLRNQIAQVDEYLRLDIQNEQYAGVWMPHALAKNYPSANKSLPWQFLFPSHKLSADPETGEIRRHHFHPTCIRKAVKQAVLVAGLTKPITPHTLRHSFATHLLQSGADIRTVQAQLSHSDVKTTQIYTHVLQQGANGVVSPLSLLYRWGTNTMAALASKAPTQFIASVLPIYALNRLS, from the coding sequence ATGAAAACAAAGTCTCCCTTCCTAAATCACATTACTGAGTTCATGTTGCTAAGACAGTATTCTCCAAGGACTGTCTCTACTTATTTGAAGTGGATCTCTACATTTATTCACTTTCACGGAAAACGTCATCCTTCATCAATGGGAGATAATGAAGTGGAACAATACCTTGAACATTTGGCGCTGAATGCCAATGTGTCACCGCGCACTCAAGCTACTGCATTAAATTCACTATCGTTTCTTTATAAGCATATTATCAAGAATGAACTGTCTCTTAATTTGAATTTTGCCAGAAGTAAACGTCAACCCAAACTGCCCATTGTTATGACGCAGGATGAAGTGAAACGGCTTATGTCAAGATTGAATAAACGTTACTATCTTATTGCTGGCTTGATGTATGGCAGCGGCCTAAGAAGCATGGAGGCTGTGCAACTTCGCGTGCAGGATATCGACTTCGATTATAAGTGTTTAAGGGTCTACAATGGTAAAGGTAAAAAACACCGAGTCGTTACTTTGGCAACGGAGCTTATTCCATTACTTAGAAATCAAATAGCGCAGGTTGATGAATACCTGAGACTTGATATTCAGAATGAGCAATACGCCGGTGTTTGGATGCCTCATGCGCTAGCTAAAAACTACCCTTCAGCGAATAAGTCGCTCCCGTGGCAGTTCTTGTTTCCCTCTCATAAACTCAGCGCAGATCCAGAAACTGGTGAGATAAGAAGGCATCATTTTCATCCTACTTGCATTCGCAAAGCGGTCAAACAAGCTGTATTGGTGGCGGGGTTAACTAAACCAATCACGCCTCATACTTTGAGGCACTCATTTGCTACCCATTTACTACAATCTGGCGCAGATATCCGAACGGTTCAGGCCCAACTGAGCCATTCTGATGTAAAAACAACGCAAATATATACTCATGTTCTTCAGCAGGGTGCAAATGGCGTAGTCAGTCCTTTAAGTCTTTTATATCGATGGGGGACTAACACTATGGCCGCTTTGGCATCGAAAGCGCCTACTCAATTTATAGCGAGCGTACTTCCGATTTATGCTCTTAACAGACTGTCTTGA
- a CDS encoding type II toxin-antitoxin system RelE/ParE family toxin, with translation MIKSFIHKGLQKFYAKGTTSGIQKKHEKKLRLILSNLDQAETPDDMDLPGLYMHKLKGNRNDIWSVRVSGNWRVTYCFVGRDVEIVNYEDYH, from the coding sequence ATGATTAAGAGTTTTATACATAAAGGCCTTCAGAAGTTTTACGCTAAAGGAACCACATCAGGAATTCAGAAAAAGCACGAAAAAAAGCTTCGTCTTATTCTGTCGAATCTCGATCAAGCCGAAACACCTGATGACATGGATTTACCCGGCCTTTATATGCACAAACTCAAAGGTAACAGAAATGATATTTGGTCTGTCCGGGTAAGTGGAAACTGGAGGGTTACATACTGCTTTGTTGGACGAGATGTTGAAATCGTTAATTACGAGGATTATCACTAA
- a CDS encoding HigA family addiction module antitoxin — MNMHNPAHPGEILKDLVIDALELTITDVAQHLDVSRKTLSKVLNGNGAITPEMALRLELVFGKPSAAHWLRLQNAFDLWQTRQYQSSLHVSPYNMTMV, encoded by the coding sequence ATGAATATGCATAACCCTGCGCATCCCGGTGAGATACTCAAAGATCTTGTTATTGATGCTCTAGAACTGACTATTACTGATGTAGCGCAACATTTAGATGTGAGCCGTAAAACATTATCGAAAGTTCTTAATGGCAATGGGGCTATTACCCCAGAGATGGCTCTTCGTCTTGAACTAGTTTTCGGTAAGCCTTCTGCGGCCCATTGGCTTCGTTTGCAAAATGCTTTTGATTTGTGGCAAACAAGACAATATCAAAGCTCTTTACATGTCTCACCGTATAATATGACTATGGTATAA
- a CDS encoding DUF6429 family protein, with the protein MEIDEDKIDEAALALFYLTLHDKFGRAWKQIDWSITDRLYEKGYIHDPVGKSKSVVLTEEGLAKSEELFKKLFVKSE; encoded by the coding sequence GTGGAAATAGATGAAGATAAAATCGATGAAGCGGCACTTGCTCTGTTTTACCTTACTCTGCATGACAAGTTTGGTAGGGCCTGGAAACAAATAGATTGGAGTATCACCGATCGGCTTTATGAAAAAGGTTATATTCACGACCCTGTCGGCAAATCAAAGTCTGTTGTTTTAACTGAAGAAGGTCTCGCAAAATCAGAAGAGCTCTTCAAAAAGTTATTCGTCAAAAGTGAGTGA
- a CDS encoding plasmid pRiA4b ORF-3 family protein — MIQTLEIKLLEGIYFDQPWSCTLEIPIDHSLEELHLAIQHAVDFENDHLYEFIVGNSPRSRSSTNFDCQSDEIYETSVEKLLEGSKGKKVFYYFDFGDSWLFQLKKSRKKPVEENPDTFYPRVVSENGKKPIQYPDWDEM, encoded by the coding sequence ATGATCCAAACTCTTGAAATTAAATTGCTTGAAGGAATTTATTTTGATCAACCATGGTCGTGTACCTTAGAAATTCCAATTGATCACAGCTTGGAGGAGTTGCATCTCGCCATTCAGCATGCAGTCGATTTTGAAAATGATCACCTTTATGAATTTATAGTCGGCAATAGCCCTAGATCTCGCTCCTCAACCAATTTTGACTGTCAGAGCGACGAAATCTACGAAACCAGTGTTGAGAAATTATTGGAAGGCTCCAAAGGAAAGAAGGTTTTTTACTATTTTGACTTCGGTGATAGTTGGTTATTTCAACTCAAAAAAAGTAGAAAAAAGCCTGTTGAGGAAAATCCGGATACTTTTTACCCTAGAGTTGTCAGTGAAAACGGTAAAAAACCAATTCAATATCCTGACTGGGATGAGATGTAG
- a CDS encoding type II toxin-antitoxin system Phd/YefM family antitoxin — protein MRIVTFTEARNGLKAVLDNVINDADTTVITRRDSEDAVVMSLDYYNSLMETVHLLRSPANAEHLNRSIAQFKAAKTTQRELIGE, from the coding sequence ATGAGAATAGTCACTTTTACCGAAGCACGAAATGGTCTAAAAGCCGTTTTGGACAATGTAATCAACGATGCAGATACTACAGTAATCACTCGCCGTGATTCTGAAGATGCTGTTGTAATGTCATTAGATTACTACAACAGCCTTATGGAAACCGTTCATCTACTTCGTTCTCCAGCGAATGCTGAACACTTAAATCGTTCAATTGCACAGTTTAAAGCGGCAAAAACGACCCAGCGAGAACTTATTGGTGAGTAA
- a CDS encoding Txe/YoeB family addiction module toxin encodes MSNRLLSWTDEAWSSYVYWQTQDKKTLKRINKLISDVKRSPFDGIGKPEPLKEHLSGFWSRRIDDTNRLVYAVDDTAITVISCRYHY; translated from the coding sequence GTGAGTAACAGGTTATTATCATGGACTGATGAAGCTTGGAGTAGTTACGTCTATTGGCAGACTCAAGACAAGAAAACCTTAAAACGTATCAATAAGTTAATTTCCGATGTTAAGCGTTCTCCATTTGATGGAATTGGCAAGCCGGAACCTCTTAAAGAACATCTTTCAGGTTTCTGGTCCCGCAGAATAGATGACACCAACCGTTTGGTATATGCCGTGGATGATACCGCAATTACGGTTATCTCGTGTCGTTACCATTACTAG
- a CDS encoding PKD domain-containing protein translates to MDTRNVTYNQREPDVHHEHSAGSFSKRSIQHYWLMLCSLLLLCTGASQVQAADLVNGGSVSGAISVAGEEDTWTFNATAGERINIQIVDVDETDFFPFMTLYAPDGTRVTSASNYTVANIYNIEASETGTYSLVVQDGTSRQDNTGAYGLHFAKSIGANENGTLNNGGSVSGDISLGDLDTWTFEATEGERLNIQIVDVDETDFFPFMTLYAPDGTRVGGASNYTVANLYNIAATQTGTYILLVQDGTSRREQVGNYEVHFAKSIGANENGTLNNGGSVGGDISLGDLDTWTFEATEGERLNIQIVDVDETDFFPFMTLYAPDGTRVGGASNYTVANLYNIAATQTGTYILLVQDGTSRREQVGNYEVHFAKSIGANENGSLINGGAVSGDISLGDLDTWTFEATEGERLNIQIVDVDETDFFPFMTLYAPDGTRVGGASNYTVANLYNIAATQTGTYILLVQDGTSRREQVGNYEVHFAKSIGANENGTLNNGGSVGGDISLGDLDTWTFEATEGERLNIQIVDVDETDFFPFMTLYTPDGTRVGSASNYTVANLYNIAATQTGTYILLVQDGTSRREQVGNYEVHFAKSIGANENGTLNNGGSVGGDISLGDLDTWTFEAVAGERLHIQLSDILRNTYFPFMTLYAPDGSRVSSASNYSVANLRNILAAQTGTYTLLVQDGTSRRDQISDYEIHFAKSLGANEHGKLSGAGTYFETITQGDIDTFTFDGVVGDEVTLVMREIDTVNLYPFMTVHNPDGSYLTSAADYSNAGLYDLSLPMNGTYTLVLSDGTSGKDQIGDYVLEYNLPTAAPDPQKPIATASSAPTLFKDQVIQLNGSGSFDPDEAPEALTYSWVLVSAPDNSTVTQADIVEPESANASVQPDVYGEYRFELIVSDGLLSDSAIVTVTVINRAPIAHAGNDQNTELNELTQLDGSASSDADGDLLTYAWSVASVPSGSAVTELQGSTSVNPSFTPDVAGDYVFTLVVSDAEDSSTSDSVVVRVAEANVAPQADVQVSGEMLTGTQVALDGSASVDNDNGPQALTYDWQVISAPAGSDISTASLVSQGTATTSFTADVAGSYRIQLSVSDGELMDSVTVVVVVNEIEINQPPVADAGNDQQFELGGSVEVNASASFDPDEGPEPLTFEWVFVSVPQGSLLDSTSIETTPTGAAMFVPDVTGTYTLMVNVSDGELTDSDSVMVTVSENQIPVADAGSDQTVDAGEGVVLDGSQSFDPDSGPQALSYLWEIATRPQNSVATIVNQNNVLAFIEPDLAGLYTLRLVVSDGQATDEDEVLIDVIAQVEPKMCDLDGNDFIDSLDIRAIARRRNATASENDVADWDQNGVINVLDARGCSLSCDLPRCATQPE, encoded by the coding sequence ATGGATACTAGAAACGTTACGTACAACCAGCGAGAGCCTGATGTTCACCACGAACATTCAGCCGGCTCTTTTTCTAAGCGTTCTATACAGCATTATTGGTTAATGCTATGCAGCTTACTCTTATTGTGCACTGGAGCGAGTCAAGTTCAGGCGGCAGATTTGGTTAACGGCGGCTCAGTATCTGGCGCTATCTCGGTAGCAGGGGAAGAAGATACTTGGACGTTTAACGCTACAGCGGGTGAGCGGATTAATATTCAAATAGTGGATGTGGACGAAACTGACTTTTTCCCATTCATGACTCTTTATGCACCTGATGGCACACGCGTAACTTCGGCAAGTAATTATACAGTGGCAAACATTTATAATATTGAAGCCTCTGAAACGGGTACCTATTCTCTAGTCGTTCAAGACGGCACCTCTCGGCAGGATAATACAGGCGCTTATGGACTTCATTTTGCTAAGTCTATCGGTGCCAATGAAAACGGCACGCTGAATAATGGCGGCTCAGTGAGCGGCGATATTAGTCTAGGAGATTTAGATACTTGGACGTTCGAGGCAACGGAAGGTGAAAGACTGAACATTCAAATAGTGGATGTGGACGAAACTGACTTTTTCCCATTCATGACACTTTATGCACCAGATGGAACCCGTGTAGGGGGTGCGAGTAATTACACGGTGGCTAACTTATACAATATTGCGGCCACACAGACAGGAACGTACATCTTGCTAGTGCAAGACGGTACAAGTCGACGTGAACAGGTGGGTAATTATGAAGTGCACTTTGCTAAGTCCATTGGCGCTAACGAAAACGGCACGCTGAATAATGGCGGCTCAGTGGGCGGCGATATTAGCCTAGGAGATTTAGATACTTGGACGTTTGAGGCAACGGAAGGTGAAAGACTGAATATTCAAATAGTGGATGTGGACGAAACCGACTTTTTCCCATTCATGACACTTTATGCACCAGATGGAACCCGTGTAGGGGGTGCGAGTAATTACACGGTGGCTAACTTATACAATATTGCGGCCACACAGACAGGAACGTACATCTTGCTAGTGCAAGACGGTACAAGTCGACGTGAACAGGTGGGTAATTATGAAGTGCACTTTGCGAAGTCCATTGGCGCGAATGAAAACGGCTCGTTGATTAACGGCGGCGCAGTGAGCGGCGATATTAGCCTAGGGGATTTAGATACTTGGACGTTCGAGGCAACGGAAGGTGAAAGACTGAACATTCAAATAGTGGATGTGGACGAAACTGACTTTTTCCCATTCATGACACTTTATGCACCAGATGGAACCCGTGTAGGGGGTGCGAGTAATTACACGGTGGCTAACTTATACAATATTGCGGCCACACAGACAGGAACGTACATCTTGCTAGTGCAAGACGGTACAAGTCGACGTGAACAGGTGGGTAATTATGAAGTGCACTTTGCGAAGTCCATTGGCGCTAACGAAAACGGCACGCTGAATAATGGCGGCTCAGTGGGCGGCGATATTAGCCTAGGAGATTTAGATACTTGGACGTTTGAGGCAACGGAAGGTGAAAGACTGAATATTCAAATAGTGGATGTGGACGAAACCGACTTTTTCCCATTCATGACACTTTATACACCAGATGGAACCCGTGTAGGGAGTGCGAGTAATTACACGGTGGCTAACTTATACAATATTGCGGCTACACAGACAGGAACGTACATCTTGCTTGTGCAAGACGGTACAAGTCGACGTGAACAGGTGGGTAATTATGAAGTGCACTTTGCGAAGTCCATTGGCGCTAACGAAAACGGCACGCTGAATAATGGCGGCTCAGTGGGCGGCGATATTAGCCTAGGGGATTTAGATACCTGGACATTTGAGGCGGTTGCCGGTGAACGTTTGCATATTCAGCTTTCGGATATCTTACGCAATACATATTTCCCATTCATGACACTTTATGCACCGGACGGTAGTAGAGTCAGCAGCGCCAGCAACTATTCTGTTGCTAACTTGAGAAATATTTTAGCTGCACAAACTGGAACTTACACACTGCTAGTGCAGGATGGCACAAGTCGACGCGACCAAATAAGCGATTATGAAATTCACTTCGCTAAGTCTCTCGGTGCTAATGAGCACGGGAAGTTGAGTGGTGCTGGTACTTATTTTGAAACGATTACTCAAGGTGACATTGATACATTTACCTTTGATGGAGTGGTGGGTGATGAAGTGACCTTGGTCATGCGTGAGATTGACACCGTAAACTTATACCCCTTTATGACGGTGCATAACCCCGATGGAAGTTACCTCACTAGTGCAGCCGATTATTCCAATGCTGGACTCTATGATTTAAGTCTACCAATGAATGGCACCTATACACTTGTGCTAAGTGATGGGACATCAGGCAAAGATCAGATTGGCGACTACGTCCTCGAATATAATCTGCCCACCGCTGCTCCTGATCCGCAAAAACCGATAGCGACTGCGTCTTCTGCGCCAACGCTATTTAAAGATCAAGTTATTCAACTCAACGGTTCAGGCTCTTTCGATCCAGATGAAGCACCTGAGGCGCTTACGTATAGTTGGGTATTGGTTTCGGCGCCTGATAATAGCACCGTGACTCAAGCAGATATTGTTGAGCCAGAGAGCGCGAATGCCAGTGTGCAACCTGATGTGTATGGTGAGTACCGTTTCGAGCTCATAGTCAGTGATGGTTTACTCAGTGACAGTGCGATTGTTACCGTGACGGTTATCAATCGAGCCCCTATCGCCCATGCCGGGAACGATCAAAACACCGAGTTAAATGAGCTTACCCAACTCGATGGCAGTGCATCAAGTGATGCTGACGGTGATTTACTGACTTACGCTTGGTCTGTGGCGTCAGTGCCCTCTGGCAGTGCAGTGACTGAACTACAAGGCAGTACGAGTGTTAATCCAAGCTTTACCCCTGATGTGGCGGGTGACTATGTGTTTACTCTTGTGGTGAGTGATGCTGAAGATAGCAGTACTAGCGATTCCGTGGTGGTACGCGTCGCTGAAGCAAATGTAGCACCGCAAGCCGACGTGCAGGTAAGCGGTGAAATGCTAACCGGTACGCAAGTTGCCCTTGATGGTAGTGCAAGTGTTGACAATGACAACGGCCCACAGGCACTCACTTACGACTGGCAGGTGATAAGTGCGCCAGCGGGCAGTGATATTAGTACGGCAAGTCTTGTTAGCCAAGGAACAGCCACCACAAGTTTTACAGCGGATGTAGCAGGTAGCTATCGCATACAATTGTCAGTGTCGGATGGCGAGCTGATGGATTCTGTGACAGTGGTTGTGGTTGTTAACGAAATCGAGATAAACCAGCCGCCCGTAGCGGACGCAGGAAATGATCAGCAATTTGAGTTAGGTGGTAGCGTTGAGGTGAATGCCTCAGCTAGCTTTGATCCAGACGAAGGCCCCGAACCCTTGACCTTTGAATGGGTGTTTGTGTCAGTGCCTCAAGGTAGCTTGCTGGATAGCACAAGCATTGAAACCACGCCGACGGGAGCAGCGATGTTTGTGCCAGATGTTACAGGCACTTATACGCTCATGGTCAACGTTAGTGATGGTGAGCTAACCGACTCAGACTCCGTCATGGTGACCGTCAGTGAAAACCAAATACCCGTTGCTGATGCGGGGAGTGACCAAACTGTTGATGCAGGCGAGGGAGTAGTGCTGGATGGCTCACAAAGTTTTGACCCTGATTCAGGCCCTCAAGCACTCAGCTATTTATGGGAAATCGCGACACGCCCACAGAACAGTGTGGCCACTATTGTCAATCAAAACAATGTTCTTGCCTTTATCGAACCGGATTTGGCAGGGTTGTATACATTGAGGTTGGTGGTGAGTGATGGGCAAGCAACAGACGAGGATGAAGTGCTTATTGATGTCATCGCGCAAGTCGAACCTAAGATGTGTGATCTGGATGGCAACGACTTTATAGATAGCTTGGATATTCGCGCTATTGCTAGGCGCCGTAATGCCACAGCTAGTGAGAATGATGTTGCCGATTGGGATCAAAATGGCGTGATTAATGTGCTAGACGCGAGGGGATGTTCACTTTCTTGTGACTTACCGCGTTGCGCTACACAACCCGAGTAA
- a CDS encoding PEP-CTERM sorting domain-containing protein → MLIINNLAQTLTKITLGATLLLGLTQTANALPILSFNNAQSSVSETANIGDTVTFELWFSGLETEDVGGVEFLLGFNNVVSTLNSAMGNASLTEFDIFDVFENVNYIDVYATSFVADLSAQADEFMLATFTFIASNVGVSHLNFSNLIVSDANAIALDINVFDAQITVVDDSSNVPVPTPASWGIFLLGMLALACRYKGDKPT, encoded by the coding sequence ATGTTAATTATAAACAACTTAGCGCAAACGCTCACCAAGATTACTTTAGGCGCCACTTTGCTTTTAGGGTTAACGCAAACAGCAAATGCATTGCCTATTTTATCGTTTAATAATGCGCAAAGTAGTGTGAGTGAAACCGCCAACATTGGCGATACGGTTACCTTTGAGCTTTGGTTTTCTGGGTTAGAAACTGAGGATGTGGGTGGGGTTGAGTTCTTGCTTGGTTTTAATAATGTTGTCAGCACTCTCAATTCGGCAATGGGTAATGCGTCACTAACTGAATTTGATATTTTCGATGTCTTCGAAAACGTCAATTATATCGATGTGTACGCCACTTCGTTTGTAGCAGATTTATCCGCTCAAGCTGATGAGTTTATGCTTGCAACGTTCACGTTTATCGCGAGCAATGTGGGCGTCAGTCATCTTAATTTTAGTAACCTTATCGTGTCTGACGCGAATGCGATTGCACTGGATATCAACGTGTTTGATGCGCAAATTACAGTGGTTGACGACTCAAGCAATGTGCCAGTGCCAACACCTGCATCTTGGGGGATCTTTTTGTTGGGGATGTTAGCGTTAGCGTGCAGATACAAAGGGGATAAACCCACCTGA
- a CDS encoding tetratricopeptide repeat protein: MTKGQSTETSYNKARSRGIRASKQKLRSAQLAAGFKSQAEVVDKIQSLEGLEKAPRSLVSRVFRGDPVDPLSIERVANALNVEAWVLYLNSGEVDVSPHTTDTHDSTSTIDNQALVNTEPEKAKEDNERLHISQPDNQVHELAKEDIESPLPAADSHSSDIRLQDPPNIKSDIHQTAYAERQRQKNKRMPLLLVTLVVLLTVLIVDRFWPSEDPKEVSNSLAGIVDFDNKVVAVLPIKGPRGSDITRSIEQLLAGPTQLIVGSSVLHASVQSPQELLRSKKADLVISGELLEIGRYIAVRLFLSRDENMQQVWSGVFNKSSSEQYIESQLKNGLNTLLTKRPIANIADWYSLQRFLHGMQNFAGERTEQVILRAMADFQRVISSAPDLVHGYAGMCAALVEQNLETSDKHYLDEANRHCQMGLEVEADSVFIQNALGNLARVKGDYEVANEHFANTLRADPNNTTALQKMAESQMRIFLKNRDPELYTRILAGLEYAAELEPNNWKIPYTQGRAHYFKGDQIGAIDYFTQAAELSVNYQTLNNLGALEFCVGDLQNAKTHYQQALTLKPEHAVLLSNIAVLHFYLGENQQALDIFEPQIKRITQEGGPGLYQLWSNVADVYRTQGHTQKALQAYRNAMAELDREVSQGEANVMQKASRLAMYILVTELSPELQSTQLLASLKEQAQSLSNAADPVSLHQLALSWLHLGDKRKASEYRNKLSAICPGFAASPDFKPLTSNNM; the protein is encoded by the coding sequence GTGACAAAAGGACAATCCACAGAGACCTCTTATAATAAAGCTCGCTCTCGAGGAATTCGAGCGTCTAAACAAAAACTGCGTAGTGCGCAATTAGCTGCAGGCTTTAAGTCTCAGGCAGAAGTAGTTGATAAAATACAAAGCCTTGAAGGTTTAGAAAAAGCACCTCGCTCTCTTGTTAGCAGAGTATTTCGTGGAGATCCTGTTGATCCCTTGAGCATCGAACGAGTAGCAAACGCGCTAAATGTAGAAGCTTGGGTGCTCTATTTAAACTCTGGTGAAGTCGATGTTTCCCCCCATACTACTGATACTCATGACAGTACTTCCACTATTGATAATCAAGCACTCGTTAACACTGAGCCTGAAAAGGCCAAAGAAGACAATGAACGTTTGCATATATCGCAGCCGGATAACCAAGTTCACGAGTTGGCGAAGGAAGATATTGAAAGCCCGCTACCCGCAGCGGATAGTCACTCGTCAGATATACGTCTTCAAGATCCCCCTAACATCAAGTCTGATATCCACCAAACTGCATACGCTGAGCGTCAAAGACAGAAAAACAAACGTATGCCTCTGTTGCTCGTCACCCTGGTGGTCTTACTCACTGTGTTAATTGTCGATCGGTTTTGGCCTAGCGAAGACCCAAAAGAGGTGAGCAATTCGTTGGCAGGTATTGTCGATTTTGATAACAAGGTGGTTGCTGTTTTGCCCATTAAAGGTCCCAGAGGCAGTGACATTACCCGTAGTATTGAGCAGTTGCTGGCTGGCCCGACTCAATTGATTGTTGGCAGCTCGGTGCTTCACGCCAGTGTGCAGAGTCCGCAAGAGTTATTGCGTAGCAAAAAAGCGGATCTGGTGATCAGTGGCGAATTGCTTGAAATCGGCCGTTACATTGCCGTTCGTCTATTTTTATCTCGGGATGAAAATATGCAGCAAGTATGGTCAGGGGTGTTCAACAAGTCTTCTTCTGAACAGTACATTGAGTCACAACTTAAAAATGGTCTAAACACCCTGCTAACAAAGCGCCCTATCGCTAATATTGCTGACTGGTATAGCTTGCAACGCTTTCTACACGGCATGCAAAATTTTGCAGGAGAGCGCACCGAGCAAGTTATTTTACGTGCCATGGCTGACTTTCAGCGTGTGATAAGCAGTGCGCCTGATTTAGTGCACGGTTATGCCGGCATGTGTGCAGCACTGGTCGAGCAAAATTTAGAAACCAGTGACAAGCATTACCTTGATGAAGCGAACCGACATTGCCAAATGGGCTTAGAAGTTGAAGCAGATTCCGTTTTCATTCAAAACGCCCTTGGCAACCTAGCCAGAGTGAAAGGGGATTATGAAGTCGCTAACGAGCATTTTGCAAATACGCTACGCGCAGACCCAAACAATACAACTGCGTTACAAAAGATGGCTGAAAGCCAAATGCGTATATTTCTTAAAAACCGTGATCCTGAACTTTATACGCGTATTTTAGCAGGGCTTGAATACGCCGCTGAGCTTGAACCAAATAACTGGAAAATCCCCTATACCCAAGGTAGAGCCCACTACTTTAAGGGGGATCAAATCGGCGCTATTGATTATTTCACCCAAGCAGCTGAGTTGTCTGTTAACTATCAAACACTGAACAATCTTGGGGCGTTAGAATTTTGTGTTGGTGATTTACAAAACGCAAAGACACATTATCAGCAAGCATTAACCCTTAAACCAGAGCACGCGGTATTGTTGTCCAATATTGCAGTTCTGCACTTCTATCTGGGAGAGAACCAACAAGCACTGGATATTTTTGAGCCGCAAATTAAACGTATCACCCAAGAAGGGGGCCCTGGGTTATACCAATTGTGGTCAAATGTTGCAGACGTGTACCGCACCCAAGGCCATACGCAAAAAGCGTTACAAGCTTATCGTAATGCCATGGCTGAGCTGGATCGTGAGGTTAGCCAAGGTGAAGCAAACGTAATGCAAAAAGCATCTCGTTTGGCTATGTATATTTTAGTAACAGAGCTTTCACCAGAGTTACAAAGCACCCAGTTGTTAGCGTCACTAAAAGAACAAGCACAAAGTCTGAGCAACGCGGCCGATCCTGTGTCTCTGCATCAGCTTGCTTTGAGTTGGTTACATTTAGGCGACAAACGTAAAGCCAGCGAATACCGCAATAAACTCAGCGCAATTTGCCCTGGGTTTGCCGCATCACCGGACTTTAAGCCTCTAACCTCAAATAATATGTAA
- a CDS encoding DUF1330 domain-containing protein, giving the protein MSAYLIIQATVHDWQKFAKYTEVVPPLVEKFGGHYIAMGQPELIEGQDAPKSVVISQWPDCQAAHNFWQSPEYVQAQKYREGTGQFSVLLIDGLSQTTLE; this is encoded by the coding sequence ATGAGCGCTTACTTAATCATTCAAGCAACAGTTCATGATTGGCAGAAGTTTGCTAAATACACCGAAGTTGTGCCGCCTTTGGTTGAAAAATTTGGTGGCCATTACATAGCGATGGGGCAGCCTGAGTTAATTGAAGGTCAAGACGCACCAAAAAGTGTGGTGATTTCCCAATGGCCAGATTGTCAGGCGGCGCATAATTTTTGGCAATCACCCGAATATGTACAAGCCCAGAAGTACCGAGAAGGTACAGGTCAATTTAGTGTTTTGCTGATTGACGGTTTATCACAAACAACATTGGAGTAA